DNA from Elaeis guineensis isolate ETL-2024a chromosome 2, EG11, whole genome shotgun sequence:
TTTTTGCtattttatcatatcaaatatatttttttattttggttaccAAATATATGTTAAAATTTCACATGTAGTCTTTTAGAAATACAGTTACCAAACAGCAAATAATTTCTCAGAGAAACTCTATTTTTTAAAGTTCTACTTACAAAAACTCTAAAACTTTATTGCCAATAACAATTTTAAACAGGAAATGAGATATTATGAATTCCTTGACACATGGCATCAACCCTAAACGCCGCTCACAATTCCACTCCTAATTTAATTCCATGCCTACAACAACCGCCTCAAAGATGATGTTTGATTCACACCTAAAATTCTCATTTATGGGGCAAGCATTTCAAGTGTCTTACATGAAACCTATCTATTGGGTTTTAACTACCAAAATAATGAACTCTTATCCTATTATAGGAGGCTCATGGCCAATTTTTTATAGCACATCTAATGAATCCTCAACAGCTCCAGCCTACCAAGATAGGAAAAGAGAAGATAACAATTAAATCCCTCAAAAAACAATTTGTTTCTCGAACCTTCGTAGCTTTGTTGCCACCAAGCTCTTTTAGCTTATCCCTTATGCATGACCATCTCTAAATGGAGCTGACTAGCTTGCAAGGTTGGGGTGGTTGCAGTTGTGCCCCAACTCGGGCAAGAGGGAGAAGCACCATATGGTCTCTGGGTAGATGATTGACGATCGATCTTCCATCGTCACCTCGCATTTGACGATGACCATTTTTCTCACCATCAACTTATTTGCCGTATCTATAGAAATAAAAATGAAGTTAAAAAAAATTGGTAACATGCCAGAAAATCAAAAAGATAGAGAGATCCTTACCTTGAGGTCTAGCAAGACCTAGCTTGGTGTTGACTAGCGCTTGCTTGGTCAACAACTCTAGAACAAGAGGAGCCTTGATGCTATGTAAGGATTCAAAAATCTTCTACTTAACGTTGGAGAGGATAGCAACTTAGTTTAAATTTTTCTTGAGGGTACCCACAAAATATCGAATCCCTAGGACTGCTCAGATAACACAAAAAAGAAGCAGTTCTTCCAACCATAACTAAAGAAGAACCATTCTGAATCAATTGGAACTCTTTTCGAATTGAGATGTACCACCAATCTTGCTCAATAGAATGCTTCTTAAGTATGTATCATGCATTGAACAACTCTATTATAGGTTGAATACTGTGCAGAGCCAATAGAGATAGAAAGCCAATGATAATCCTCCATGAGTTGGGAATCAATTGGGTAAGCACTAATTGGAAATTGGTGAGAACTATGAAAGGAGGAAGTGAAAGCCTCAACTCAGCCTTTAGAGTCTCCTCATAAAGACTGACTTGGGTGTGGTAGCAACCATGTGCCTGCTCCTTAACCTCAAGCAATTTGAGGAAGAAGCCGATTGGAACATGATAATTGACGCAGAATCAATTAAGGTTGTCCTAGTCTAGAACGCACTCTTTGGTGCCGGGATTGAACTAAGTCTCCGGTTTAGTGTTATTGAAGTCATGGGAATTCTAGGATGAAGCTGCATGATTTGACCAGCTAATAAAAAGCTCACTATCAAATGAGGCGACCGTGATAGTAAAATGAgatgaagagagaagaaagaagaaagaaccaACCtacaaaaggaaagagaaaggagTCAAAGCTTCCACAGATGAAAAACATAGAAATGGAAGAGTACTCATTATGCAGAGGAAACCAACTAAAGCTTCTGCCCTTTAAATAAAGCTCTAAATGGTAGCGATCAATGCCTCGAGGAGTGGTTGCGTCATTGAAATTCCTACCCATATGCACAATGCTTCGAGAATGGAATTGGCTACATGAGAATCGTGCTGAGCATTAAATGGCCTCCAAAAGCATCCTGGGTTGATTTTATAGCTCAACTTCGGTTTAGCCAAGCAAACACAGCTTAGGCCCAAAAAATGGAGGCAAGTGATACATTCGGCTtatcatttttaaaatattatccgaTAGTTCAGCGTACCAATTTGATAGTCAATCAAATTTCTAAATAATTAGCATAATAACAGCACAATTGGTACAGTTTAATTCTATTTCTCCATCTCTCTTTTATTattctattttcttttaaaacTGTCTTACGCAAGCGTCTCTAGAGCAATAATACTAATCTTATATTTGATTGGAGTTATAGGAAGAAAGATAGATTAGGACCGGAGAGATGCGAGTCACCATCTATCTTctgattcaaaatattttaagaataatGATAAAAAGAAGGATTGTTCATCAATTCGGACTGCTCAATTTGTATCTTTTTAAATTAAAAGCTTGCAAACAAAGATAGATAGAGCATATAAAAATGGGTCtctgtattttttaaatttatttttattaatttttttgataaaattttaattttttgaggtaGACCTATAATTTATTCCATTGACGGACCCGTAGATGCGGTCTTGGCCACAATATTTGATCAATTGCGAGATTTCGGTACCCAACCGCGGTCTTGGCCACAATATTTGACCAATTGCGAGATTTCGGTACCCAACTGGCTATTTTTATTGTGATAGACGCGGTCTTGTCCGCAGTATTTGACCAATTGAGAGATTTCGTACCTAACACGTAAGTTTTTTTTTCCATTGATGCACGGGCACACGCGGTCCTTGCTGCGAGGTAGCAACCGTCCTGTCTTGAGCTCGTAAAGAGGAAGACTACCACTGTGAAGCACGAGTGTGAGTCTCGTCCAATATGGATATGGGGGAGATCGTAATGACGGTCGGAGGATGGTTTGCATCCTACGTCGGAAATAAACTGGCTGACAACGTTTCGCAGCATTTGAAGGATCAATCCATGGctgatatggtggagtatgtgaAAGCTAGACTTCCTCGTATCCAAGCCCCAATCCAGGCAGCGGAAAGGTGGCCGATCGAGGACCAAGTTCTAGCCGCATGTTTAAGGAAACTTAAAGATGCTGCCTACGAGGCGGACGATGTGCTGGATGAGCTTGAATTCAACGAGCTTCATGATAAGcttttcaaaaagagaaagatgagTGACTTTGCATCCTCTGCTGTTAAGCTTCTGCAGCGTTTTATAATGCCCGACGATGACCTGGAAAATTTGAAGAAACTTGTGAGAAATTTTGACGAGATTTATCTTGATATCAATAGTAAGGAAGAACAATTGAAGGACTACAATGCAAAGCAGAAGAGTGtgtgtcacgccccaaattcaGCATCTGAATTGGGCacgtgacacggccacacaaatcCTAGAGCAGCGccctaggatcatgtaaggcctattaATTTAacacttaaaaaaatttaaataactaagtaaataccaaatcaatccaCCGAGTCAAAACTTTAAATCAAATGTAaactttgttcaatacaatttattcaaatgttcattggtatcagaaaATTTAGACTAACTAAACTACTAAAGGCTTCTGCTcttatttgctctcgcccaaaccgtccaaactaagcatcccgtaagtctgaaaaaaaaataagaaggaaatatgagcttctccagctcagtaagaatcactgcacatgtacatcaaaccagtagataaaattaatatttctaaaatcaatacaatttagaaaactcataggtatataataactggaatattgtcacaaatatgcatatgtatcatcatgtatcatcaggtgaaatcttcattcattTTTGAATTTCATATTATATGTTTCATTTTTCACATCTTCGGAATGACAACCTTTTattcctttttggctttggactaaccaggatcatgcgacgatcttttattcggatcgatttctgtgatcttcctcagaTCGAACTATTTataatctttctcggatcaagtagccgtgatctttctcgaatcaaatcattcatgatctttctcggatcaagttcttccacacataagcctatggaggctgtcccaggcataagctcctggcaagctattccacaggacaaggtcagtccaaaccacatttctctttctctctatttttcatgaaattataatatttgacttcattaatcaattcaaattttgcagtgtactTAAAATAAACATGTCataactatataatcatgccatcatatgCTCTGATGAAAACATATTCATGCTCGCAACCACACAAGTAAATATCAACATTAtacatataataaatttattgatctcaaatccaacgatgcaaaactaacagtaaaataatatatacatgtgatgatgatcatgtataatgattcttacctcgatcaatgagaaatcaaTTTCACAGTCTTATAgttgaaaaatcaaaccctactcGTTGTCCTCCTGGTCGTTGGActattctcctatcaaacaagaCAAATTAATTTAACCAATAAATttcctaaaatatatatatatatatatatatatatatatattgaggtttatctGACTCTTACCCAtatcccccccctttttttttattttatatatatatttgatttttatttattatttttatttattttatatgtatatgtatgtatatatatatataattatattatatatatatatttatatattattattattattattttttagagaagagagaagaggcttcttcttcttctcttccccacGGTCAAAAACAGGGAACCCGCGCTCTTTCCGAGCGCCTCCCCCACAACTGGCCAGGTGAGCCACCTCCGACCACCCTTTTCGGCAAAGACTCGACGGCGGCGAGTTACCATCTCGGTGGCAGTGCCACCATCCTTGTTGCCGGCgacagaaaagaagagaaaaaaaattaacataaatAGGGTATTCCTGTTTGAATCCGAACCGacacctcgccggcttccaagtTCACCGACGATCGGAGGATCAATAGGGAACGAAGAATACCTTGCTCCGACGTCCAAAGTTAGCTCCGACGACCTCCCTCTCTTCCGATCAGCCACCCACGGTGATCCttgagaaaatctctcaaatcccttgattttctttgaaatttttgttgtaaattcctaaaggaaggATGGGGGATCTTATAGTGCTGgatttcctaccctagccggactctttgagtccgattttgccggaaacgggaaggaagaagactccggctaggagtcttcctcctcctctgcattatttttttttttttattattgttggGCCGTCTGTGCTACAGGCTCAAGTAACTGGGCCGTTACAGTGTGTCCAAAGAGACCAGCTCGCTTATCCAGGATAGGCCGGTTGGGAGGGAAAAAGAGACAGACATGATTTTAGATTTGTTGTTGCATTTAGCCGATGAACCGGAATCCAGCATCAAATGTGGGACTGGGACTAGTAGCTACCCGAGTCTTGGTGTTCTTCCTATGGTAGGCATCGGGGGTGGACTCTGCACGGCTTTGTCTCTTGGAACCACGTTGCACGGGCCAAAAAATGCTTTTTAAAAGGTTGGAGGATTTCGAAGCCTTATAAACTAAGATGGTTTGGCTAAACAACCGCTGTGAGACTAAAATCTTGCTCCCTCATATCTTTCGCATGAAaaaatggttgattttttttcccAATCTCATATTTTAGACAATACATCATATCTCTCTATCCACTGTACAGAATATAAAGTTGACGTTGCTTTTTGAAGCTATGTAAAATGCGATCCAACGATTGAGGTTACAAAAAACGATCAAGTATTCTTGTGCCAAAGGTACAACCTGAACCCTCTGGGCAATAGTGTTTTTCTGAAGAAAACCATCCCCTTTGGCCAACACCTTGGACAAACATTTGAAATACTTGCTGGCACCAATATTAGATTGACATAAGCTTGCAATTTGGAGTCTAGACATATCTGTAAAATTTGCTTTCGACTCGTTGCGAGACTCTCGCACCTAACGCGCTATATTTTATTCAACTGACCCTTATCCATACGTAGACCAAGTCTGTGGCCAAGAATTTCTCTGTGCATAGATTTAATCGTACTGCGTAAAGTTGCAAGCTAGTTAGAAGACCGACCGAGCAAGATCTCTGTCTTCAACTGTGCAACCGGAGTTTCCCGCAATATGGAGAAGATCGGAATGATGGTCGGAGAATTGATGGTATCCTACGTCTTCAATAGACTGGCTGACAAGGTTTTGCTGCTTTTGGAGGACCGGTATGATCAGTTCACTGCTGATAAGACCATGGTGGAGGATGTGAAGGCTAGACTTCCTCGTATCCGGGCCGTGATCCAGGCAGCGGAGGGAAGGCCGATCAGGGACGCAGCTCTGGCCACATGGTTGAGGGAACTCAAAGATGCTGCCTACGAGGCCGACGATGTGCTGGATGAGCTTGAATTCAAATAGCTTCATTATAAGCTGCGCCACAAGAGAAAGGTGAGTGACTTTGCATCCTCTGCTGTTAAGCTTCTCAAGCATTTTATAATGTCCGATAATGAGCTGGAAAACTTGAAGAATCTTGTGGGAAATCTTGACAAGATTTATACCAATATCAATTACATAGAGGAACAATTAAAGGACTACAACTCAAAGCAGAGAAGTGTGACCAGAGAGACCAGCTCGGTTATCCAGGTTATTGTGTTTGGGAGACGCAGAGAGACAGACATGATATTGGATGTCTTGTTGGCTTCAGCGGATGAACCGGAATCTAGCATGACATGTGGGGCTGGGACTAGTAGCTACCCGAGTCTTGGTGTTCTTCCTATAGTAGGCATTGGGGGTGTTGGCAAGACTACTCTGACTCAACTGATTTATAATCATGAAAGAGTAGTAAAGCATTTTGAGCTGAGGAAGTGGGTGTATGTGTCTGACAATTTTGATGTCAAGCGGATTTCCAAAGAGCTGGTTGTATATGACTCGGTATATGCCCAAATTTGGGACGATATTAGTTTGGATGGCCTTCTAGGGAGACTTAGAGATGCTACGAGGAACAAGAGGTTTTTGTTTGTCCTTGATGATGTGTGGGATGAGACTGGTAGCAAGTGGAAAGAACTCCGTGGTGTCTTGACATCTGGAGCAAAAGGAAGCATGGTTCTGGTGACAACTCAAAGTCCAATAGTGGCAGAAGTCATGGGCACGATGGACCCGATAGATTTGAAGAGTCTGCAGGAAGATGACTTCTGGAGACTTTTCGAACATTGTGCTTTTGGTGAAAACAATCTTGAGGAAGAGCGAAGAGAAAAATTGCAAACAATAGGAAGGAAAATATCTGAAAAACTGCATGGATTACCTATAGCTGGAAAGGTAGTGGGAAGTTTATTGAAGTCCAAACTAAATGAGAATTCCTGGAACATGATCTTAGAAAGTGAGTGGTGGCAAAATAGTGATGTTTTAGATAATATCCTTCCATCTCTGGCTTTAAGTTATGAACACTTGAATGCAAATCTAAAGCAATGCTTCGCATACTGCTCCATGTTTCCCAAGAGCTATGTTTTTGAAAAAGATCGGTTAGTCCAGATGTGGATGGCTCAAGGTTTTATTCAGAACAAGAATGGGGTAAGAATGAGAATGGAGGACATCGGAAGTCAGATATTTGAGGAATTAACCAGCAGGTACTTCTTTCTACCAACTCTGAATAATAAGTACGTGATGCACGATCTGATAAGAGAATTGGCAGTTTGTGTTTCGTTGGATGAATGTTTGGTCATTAGTGATGAGAAAGGAGAAATTCCAGAGACAATTCGCCACTTGACTCTGAGGACTGATAAATTGGATGCAGTTATGGGCACCTGTAAACTTCAAAACCTACGGTCCATTTTATTCTTTGGTGATTATGATTCTGAAAAATTTTACCGTTTTCTTGATGGCATGTTAAGCCAATCAAAAAGTCTGCGTGTTTTGGATTTATCTTACTTAAATGTGAAGCAGACTACCGGATGCTATTGGTAGGTTATTACATCTACGGTACTTAGATGTCTCCTGCACTAAGATCGAACAGCTGCCCGAATCAATTTGTTGTCTATGTCATCTGCAAGTTTTGAACGTGCTATCATACTGCTCTATTAGGTTGCCAGAAGACATGAACAAATTAATTAACCTGCGGCATTTATATGGAGAAGTTATCacaccccaaatccgggacataacacggccatgctaccgagggatgcagcccacgataacacgaagctaatccatcataatcacctaatatctatcaaataaaaagattcaattctattattcatcaaataatcgaaccaataatggttcagagcatctaaatccaaaagcaagtactaacccgaatctcaacattcataaataattatagatccatgattataaaataaattaaacttctgctgctaaatttttcagcttgctatgccgatcttcaagcttggattccttttgtcgatcctaaccttatttctctgttcaaacaaaaagaaaataaaaagaatatgagctacactagctcagtaagtagacttccgcttccttaccggatcaagcataagttttctatgataatgcatcatttagcaaataacaattattgtaaaaataaatatttcatagagcatataataaaacaagttataagctcatcatgcatgcataaatcatgtatatttcacaattatgaatcgtaaatcattttcatcatgtattcatgtcatgtttcaaaacattgctcacagatattcgtgctaaggtcacta
Protein-coding regions in this window:
- the LOC109505395 gene encoding LOW QUALITY PROTEIN: putative disease resistance protein RGA1 (The sequence of the model RefSeq protein was modified relative to this genomic sequence to represent the inferred CDS: inserted 2 bases in 1 codon; substituted 1 base at 1 genomic stop codon), with product MEKIGMMVGELMVSYVFNRLADKVLLLLEDRYDQFTADKTMVEDVKARLPRIRAVIQAAEGRPIRDAALATWLRELKDAAYEADDVLDELEFKXLHYKLRHKRKVSDFASSAVKLLKHFIMSDNELENLKNLVGNLDKIYTNINYIEEQLKDYNSKQRSVTRETSSVIQVIVFGRRRETDMILDVLLASADEPESSMTCGAGTSSYPSLGVLPIVGIGGVGKTTLTQLIYNHERVVKHFELRKWVYVSDNFDVKRISKELVVYDSVYAQIWDDISLDGLLGRLRDATRNKRFLFVLDDVWDETGSKWKELRGVLTSGAKGSMVLVTTQSPIVAEVMGTMDPIDLKSLQEDDFWRLFEHCAFGENNLEEERREKLQTIGRKISEKLHGLPIAGKVVGSLLKSKLNENSWNMILESEWWQNSDVLDNILPSLALSYEHLNANLKQCFAYCSMFPKSYVFEKDRLVQMWMAQGFIQNKNGVRMRMEDIGSQIFEELTSRYFFLPTLNNKYVMHDLIRELAVCVSLDECLVISDEKGEIPETIRHLTLRTDKLDAVMGTCKLQNLRSILFFGDYDSEKFYRFLDGMLSQSKSLRVLDLSYLNVKXRLPDAIGRLLHLRYLDVSCTKIEQLPESICCLCHLQVLNVLSYCSIRLPEDMNKLINLRHLYGEVITPQIRDITRPCYRGMQPTITRS